AGGCCGTCCGCCCCATCCGTGACGACATCAGGACCCTGGTGGAGGGCCTGATCGAGGAGATCGCCCCGGCGGCATCGGAGTAACCACCGTCCACGCGGCGACTGTCGGTCCCCGGCCTTACGGTTCTCCTCATACTGATGCACACATGTACGAGGGGGAGGGCCACCCATGGCCAACGCTGCTGCCGCACATCTTGTCACCACGCTCGCCGCACCGCTGGACCGCAAGCAGGAAGCAGCGGACGCCCCCCGCCTCCTGCACTGGCCCGCGCCCGGCGACGTACGCCCCCGCCGCCTGCTCCTCCAGCGCGGCGACGCCGAGTTGGCCGCCCTCGACCCGGACGCCGGCAACGCCCCGGCCACCCGTTTCCCCGCCCCCTGGCCCCGCCGCTTCGGTACGAGCACGGTGGCGCCGAGCGGTGACCTCGCGGTCTTCGCCGGGGTGCACGCGCTGCGCGCGGTGGACCCGACAGGCGCGGTGCGCTGGGAGGTCCGGCACGGCTGCTGGGACGGCAGTTGCCGCACGCTCCACACCACGTACGAGGAGTACGCGGCCGACCGTTCGCACCTGTACGCGGACAGCGGCTCGGCCGTGTTCTCGGCGGACGGAACGCTCGTGTGGGCGCACATCCGCGGCCCCGTCGCGGCGTCCGGCCCCGACCCGGAGGCACTGGACGAATGGCTGGTCGTCGACGCCGCCGACGGACGAATACTCGGCCGGGTGGACGCGGAGACCGTGGCAGCGGGATCCGATCACGTCCCGCACCCGGACCCGGCCCGGATGGGGCTGTCCGTCGGTGAGGGCCAGGACGGGGTGCCGATGCTGTGGGGCCGCTGGGACGGCGAGCGGCTCTCCGTCGAGCGCTTCTGCGACGACGAACGGATCCTGATGTCGGTGAGCCCCTCGGGCGACCGCTTCCTGACGGTGACTCATTACGAGGAGACGCTCGGCGTGCACCGGATCGAGGACGGTTCCGTGGTGTGCGAACTTGACACCGAGGACACCGTCCCCCGCCACCCCGGGGCCGATCCCGACGACAAGGAGGCCGACGAGACGCTCTGGGACTACGAGTGCGGCTTCCTCGACGAGGAGACCGTCGTCGCGGGCACGTCGGAGAGGGACGAGGAGTACGGCGAGCAGCGCCACTGGCTGGTGAGCACCGACGCGGCGCGGATGCGGGTGACCGCGCAGATCACCTACCCCTTCCCGATATCCGGCGCGCCCACGGCCCTCGGCGACGGCACCTGGTACACGGTGTCGGAGGCGGGCGACGCCCTGCATGTGTGGAGCCGGTAGTCGAGTCCCCGATCACCCTCATCCGGCCACTCATTGGCCGAAGAATGATCTCCAGCCGACCTGCGGGACCTGCCGATGCAGAAGGCATCCACGTTGTTCCGTGTCGTGAGGAGGGCTGCCGTGGGCGATGTTCTGCTGGCCCTGTCCATCCCCGTGCTGGTCTTCGCGACTGGCATCTACGCGGCGTGCGAGAGCTGGTGGCGGCGTCGCCATCCCGCGCCGCCTTCCCCCTACACCCATCGGGCGGCCCGGCTGGCCGAGCGCGCGATGCTGGTGGACGCCGAGGACGTCGTCGACGGCGCGTACGAGAGGCTGGGCGGCCTCTACGACAGCGACGACGGCGACGGCAGGCCCGGTGCGCCGGACACGCACCCTCCGGCTCCCGGTGTGACGCGCCGGGCGTCCACCGGTCCGGATTCAGGCCGATCGGCACCGGCACCTGCGCGAAGGGGCTAGACCCCGGACGGCATTTGCCCGAGCGGCATCCGGCTGTCAGTGCCGCGTCCTACAGTTTTGGCATGGAACGCCGCGCTTCGTCACCCGTACGGATCGAGCCCTGGTCGGACGCCGACCTGGAGCTGCTTCGCCGTGCCAACGCACCGGAGCTGATGGACCACCTGGGCGGTCCCGAGTCGGAGGAGCAGCTCATAACGCGTCACGAGCGCTATGTGGCGATGAGCGCGGACCGTACGGGCGCAGGAAGGATGTTCCGCATCGTCCTGGCCGACGGGGACGAGGCCGTGGGCACGATCGGCTTCTGGGAGCGGACCTGGCAGGGCCAGGAGGTGTACGAGACGGGGTGGGCCGTCCTCGCCGGACACCAGGGCCGGGGCATCGCGACGGCCGCCACGACGGCCGTCGCCGAACAGGCCCGCGCCGAGCACAAGCACCGCTATCTGCACGCCTATCCGTCCATCGACAACGGCGCGTCGAACGCGGTGTGCCGCAAGGCGGGCTTCACCCTGGTCGGCAAGTTCGACTTCGAGTACCCGCCCGGGCATGCGCTGCTGACCAACGACTGGCGGCTGGACCTCGACCCGGACGCAGGACACTGACCCCGGCCGTTCAGTCCAGGTCAAGGACCTTGTCGAAGTTGAACGCGACGATGCTCAGCCGCTCCCGCAGATAGAAGCGGTGGGCGTCGGTGCGCTGCGTGCCCGAGTCCAGGTTGAGGTGCAGACAGCCGGCCTCCCTGGCCCGCCCTTCGAGATGCCTGAGGAGCCGGCGGCCGACGCCGGTGGACCGGGCCCCTTCGGCGGTGACCAGGTCGTCGACGTACAGCATCCGGATCTGGCTGGTGTTGTCGACGATGCGCCACCCGGCCGCGCCCACGCAGGCGCCCTCCTCGTCGTAGGCGGCGCTGAACCGCAGCCCCTGTACGTACCCCTTCTCGTACACCTCCCGGAAGAGGTCCTCGGTGAGGTGCGGGCGCAGTTCGCGCAGGACGGGAAGCAGATCGGCGGCCAGTCGGGCATCACCGGGTTCGAGGTCGAGGATCTTCATGCGGGAACTGTAGGCGCCGGGGCCGTCCGGGCCCACGCCCGACCGCCCGGGTCTTGCGCGGGCTCCCCATCCATCGATCTAATGGTTGACAACAGCTCAACCATTAAGTCTGCCGACCGACGGAGGACAACCCGATGCTGCTGGCGCACATCAGCGATCCGCATCTCGACGGCACCGACCGGGCCACGGACCGCGCCACCCGGGTGGTGGCGTACCTCAACTCCCTGACACGGCAGCCGGATGCGGTTCTGGTCACCGGCGACATCGCGGACCACGGCGCCCCCGAGGAGTACGAGGAGGCGGCCCGGCTGCTGGCCGGGCTCACCGCGCCCGCGCTCCCCTGCCCGGGCAATCACGACGACCGGAGCGCGTACCGCAAGGTCCTGCTGGCCGGCGAGCCGGACGACGGGGAGCACCCGACCGCCCCCGTCAACCGGCTTCACCACGTGGCCGGTTACGCCCTGCTGCTCTGCGACTCGACCATTCCCGGCGA
This sequence is a window from Streptomyces sp. NBC_01217. Protein-coding genes within it:
- a CDS encoding GNAT family N-acetyltransferase, giving the protein MERRASSPVRIEPWSDADLELLRRANAPELMDHLGGPESEEQLITRHERYVAMSADRTGAGRMFRIVLADGDEAVGTIGFWERTWQGQEVYETGWAVLAGHQGRGIATAATTAVAEQARAEHKHRYLHAYPSIDNGASNAVCRKAGFTLVGKFDFEYPPGHALLTNDWRLDLDPDAGH
- a CDS encoding GNAT family N-acetyltransferase, producing the protein MKILDLEPGDARLAADLLPVLRELRPHLTEDLFREVYEKGYVQGLRFSAAYDEEGACVGAAGWRIVDNTSQIRMLYVDDLVTAEGARSTGVGRRLLRHLEGRAREAGCLHLNLDSGTQRTDAHRFYLRERLSIVAFNFDKVLDLD